The stretch of DNA ATTATATATCATGATACTGTTGTAAGTAAAGCTATTATATCCAGTACTTTCTTGTAATATTACCCACCCTGGAAACCAATGTAATTAGTATATTAATCACTAGagcttaaataaaatatagacTAGAGGTAAAGGAATCGTTAACATATTAGTAGGATGCCAAACCAACAGTCTTCGGATGTCATATGTGTTGGAGTTACTCTTTTCTCACATCCAAGACGCAacgaaagttttaaaatttttgttttgacaTTCAAAATGTTCTTGGGCATCATATGATTTAAAAACATTAATAAGACATTTAGATTTGATTTAACTTTATGCATTTAACGTTGACTCTATCTATCTCGGTGTTAAGATGATAATAACTCTTCTTAAAAATCCATACGAACATTATTCAACTTCCTTAATCACATCAATGATCAGAGACTATGTTCAACGTGtagattgcactagaaattcaTACGAAATTTACGTCGATATTAGATCGCTAGAATTTCAAAATCCAGCGGCCGTGTCGCGGTGATATGGAGTTGCGACCGTTAGCTTACAAGAAGGTGGTGGCCGATTTTTTCTGAGTGGATAGAGAAAGAATCTAGACTTGATTTTCTTAACGTGTTTATTtctgaatatgttatatttatcaACTAAATAGGATATTTATTAAACCttatcatgattatttatttttattatttaaaatctcatatggtattttttattttattcttgaaaACAACTAGTACtcttaataatacatgatatatttatgtattaGATCAAAGATAACTAATTCTTACAGCAATAATAAAATGCGGAGATGTAATAATGAGAAATCAATAAATATTCTGTGAGCCAAGATGTCGTTCTATGCATGGAATAATGACGATGAAAAAGCTTAGCTGTTACGGCACGGTGTGGAGTGCTTGAAACGTTAATCCATCGGAAAATATTTCTGAATAATAATATTGCACGTGATTTGATCTCATTTATCGTCATATTCAACGCAGAGAAAGTATAAATCCGCAGATCCCATCATCGAACTCGCATCCAGTACTCAGTATACTTTTCAGACAAATCAATACCAATCAAGATGAACAGCTCAAGCACAGGAGTACTATCTCTTCTTCTGATGATCCTTCTCACTTGTTATTGCATAGAGGCTAGATTTCAAGGATGCAAGCCAAGCGGCCGAATCGAAGGGAGAACTCCACCTCCAGGACAATGTAACCAGGAGAATGACTCCGATTGCTGTAAAAAAGGAAAGTTCTATACGACTTACCAGTGTTCGCCTCCCGTGTTGGGAAGCACGAAAGCCGTTCTGACCCTCAATAGTTTCCAGAAAGGCGGAGATGGCGGGGGACCGTCGGAATGCGACAACAATTACCACTCTGATGACACGCCAGTGGTGGCTTTGTCGACCGGATGGTACAGTGGAGGAAGTAGATGCCTCAACAACGTAAAGATAAGCGCTAATGGCAGAACCGTGACAGCGATGGTGGTTGATGAGTGCGATTCTACCATGGGGTGTGACGAGGATCACGATTATCAGCCTCCGTGTCCGAATAACATCGTCGATGCATCGAAAGCTGTTTGGAAAGCCTTGGGAGTTCCTGAAGATAATTGGGGTGAGCTGGATATCACATGGTCTGATGCCTAGACTACGTGCTTGTTGGTCTTAATTCTCAGCATCAACTTCTCCTGTTAATTTGTATGTTTTGATATGTATTTTTCTTCATTTGTTGACGTTGTCAGACGGCGGTGTTGGAGTACTGAGATACATGTCAATTATATATTAATGTACAGATGAGCAAATATTTGCCAGAGCTTACGAAATGCTATAAATTATGTATAAGTTacttatattttttctttgattttAAGCTTTTGGCTAGTAGATATTAATAGTTAATTGTTTCCATCCCTCCCTATTTATAAGAATATTTGATGTATGAATTGACAATAATTTTGCAATGAATTGATAGGTTTTGGAGATTTCTGAAATCAAATAGAATTTTTAAATGTACTAAACTGCTCCTGAACAATCTCTCATTTGCCCTATAATCAACTACTCATAGATGTCAAACACATTGCTTGATCACCATGCTTCTAAAACAATGATCTTGGCATTGACTTATTCTGGAAAAGAATAATGTCATATCGGGTAAATTTCACTGATTATTAGTGTTAGACCTTCACCAATTCAAAAGTTGTCACGCCCTAAGATCGAGACATATATGACATTTGGTacaatttaaattttcattgaaaacaataaacTTCGTAGCAAATTATCAAAGTCGGTCTAATTATAAAAGAACATTTTCTTTACATATATTAAATGCGAATAATATTGAAGCTGTtttacaaagaaaaatgtgaaatgtGGAAGCTAATAAACTATAAACTTGAAATCATGGACTTGGTCTTCATAACTCCGGATTTCTTCACAAGTCccaaaaaaatttgtgagaacctgaaattccagcagtagcagtagcagtagcagtagcagtagcagcagctagcaaatttcagcagaagctaaaaattccagcagaagctaatatttcagaagctggtatttttccagcagattggaatccagcagcagacaacagataaaatccagcagcagcagcacgaaatcccagcagacagttactaattcagaccatagcttgtaactgaagcatttaacacgaaataaagattgttaatatCAGATTATggcattaattgggaggctaaaaCTCAGaatttcacctataaatatcaccctcaaacttctggagttatcacttgaaattagagctaagagagtacatattcgaagctgtaaaatccagtagcaaggcaagcagatttccagacttcaaccgaaattctttaagcaaattacagtaagtgggcttatgtataaatatcttgaaacccgtttgatacttctgtttctaagttcagtttctgtttgtctgattttttatatatgattttgaagcactgaaactccctagtgaactaatggtaggaatatatattctgaacatttctgaattctgattctgattctgattctggcctcaccccttagaggagagaacatatagtggactgatatcagtttagcaaTGAAATTCACTAatgtgctcagtgcttactaattctgatttttgttctgaaacctgtgatatctgaattctgatttttgttctgaaaagatgagtttctgtatattattgtattactgtttttgttgaaaatgctttcgaaaactgggagttattcatGCCCCtacttactgagtgacaaccatatcactcacccactaaacacatctcagataagaacgaggaagaaatattagaggagaaagagcagatccagttctggggctggtgaagaagattattgttttcagtttatgttatgttatgttaattCCGCCGTATCTGTTAAGGCAATGTTGTGTCTGGTTTTatatttccgctgtaaaacatcagtatccgagttgtaacagacaattgatttatttcgtattatgaataaaagactggtttctgaattctgtactctgaggcttgttgttgtcgaatgtaaatttgagaacaacgccggtgtcaaccaacccccgtcccggggtgtgacattgaagtggtatcagagcgaaaccgggtttcataatctggggaggaggaactagaaataataagttcttatagacttctgaaaataagttCTGAAAGTTACTGATaataagctactgtaatagactactgaaaataagctaCTGAAATAGACCAGTGAAATGATAGACTGAATACGTACAGTAGGAAAATTAGTAGGGAAACAAATCAGTAAACCAGTAGATctgaaaccagaaccagtagatggaaaccagaaccagtatggaaatcagtagacccaaaaccagtagcccgaaaccagaaccagtagacGAAATCAGTAGgtctgaatgcagaagactgagtcagtagactcggaatgcagcagactggttctGACAGTGCTGGAAAAGCAGCAGATTGATTGCAGTAGCTGCAGAATTTCAGTAGACAGTGCACTCCAGCAAACGAATGCAGTAGACTTTGTTAATGGCATGGAAGTTAaggtgtttttcgcgcaaacttcaaacggccataacttttgatccagaagaaatttttactattaagagtaggcgttggaaagctctcgatGAGGAGAACCTAACCTAGACCTAATCAAATGTTCTAGCACCGCCGACAAACCCCAAAATCCTTCTTTAAGAtagtgatatcatcatttccgtaaaaatttacaaaattttgaaactctgaggaattttcattttcaaacgGCTTAGTATTTTTGCACCAAACTTGGTaccattcatgttcttgatgtgaaggatttttagtaaatttttcacgtCATTCTGTGACCGAAAAATTTTTGAGCCATTTTCTTCTACTAAATGTTATAGGCATACTGATTCTATTCATTCCAGTAATTATTGTCTATAGTTCGACTTGTATTcttgatatcgtttctgaactTTCGCTCTCATGTTTTTGATGTAGGATATGGCGGACCAAagtagctacattaagagcttagagaggAAGCTAGAAAAACTCAAAGAGAATAACTACTGCCTAGAGTTGGACAAAGATGAGTTAGAGCGTCGAACAGAATATTTGAGGTTTGATGTTCAACGTTATGCTCACTATCTGCATGAGGCAGAAGAGAGGAGTAGGAAGgctcaagaagagtttgaaacCTCCCAAGAGACTGTGCCAGAAttcatcgagttacgtgatacattaattgagaagatccaaatacttaaggatcaaaatcaccaactcgtacaccagcataatcagtacagtgaacagactgatgctcagattcaagagctgcaggacactgttgaagttcttagTGACCAGAATACAGTTttgcatggtcatattgaacatcAACAAGCAGTAATAGCCAACCTAGATAAACCCgaggaggatcccgaagaagaagaagaaatcgaagaggatcctatggatttgggattaggagaagtgatagattagaacATCAATAGTGCTTTTCTTTGTAATACCACGTGTTCCATTTGCATTTATGTTCTCATTTTCGATGTTTGGCtgtaattgcactttcttgaggaatcaataaaatttatttcaatccattggtttcatatttaaaCTTTGAGCAATTACTCTATC from Primulina tabacum isolate GXHZ01 chromosome 3, ASM2559414v2, whole genome shotgun sequence encodes:
- the LOC142539101 gene encoding kiwellin-1-like, giving the protein MNSSSTGVLSLLLMILLTCYCIEARFQGCKPSGRIEGRTPPPGQCNQENDSDCCKKGKFYTTYQCSPPVLGSTKAVLTLNSFQKGGDGGGPSECDNNYHSDDTPVVALSTGWYSGGSRCLNNVKISANGRTVTAMVVDECDSTMGCDEDHDYQPPCPNNIVDASKAVWKALGVPEDNWGELDITWSDA